One genomic segment of Ferrimonas sp. YFM includes these proteins:
- a CDS encoding efflux RND transporter periplasmic adaptor subunit, translating to MKHVDAPASRWYSHPYFIAFLISLLLILWVLSGQLSADQSPEVVAATEPHEVPATRVTVKRIESTLVTREVQLYGRTEPDRMTRIAAEIGGRVLKIHAKRGSQVALGQLLIELDARDLPEQLQSAKAVLAQRELDYQAAKKLATQGLQGKSQLAQNLSALELARAELKRLQLALEHTQIRAPFSGVFHDRMVEEGDYVGVGDPVGELADLDPLVVKANVTEADVARLSLGQSATARFVDGRSAEGKVRYIATVSHGGTNTFDIEVAFDNADGKLWAGKSAELALPLESHYAIKVSPALLALDEEGNLGVKSVRDGQVHFIPIQVVMADSTGVWTGGVGSQVEVITQGQGFVRDGDPVDVTYETEDGA from the coding sequence GTGAAGCACGTCGATGCACCGGCCAGCCGCTGGTACAGCCACCCCTACTTTATCGCCTTTCTAATCAGCCTGTTGCTCATACTCTGGGTGTTGTCTGGTCAACTGAGCGCCGACCAGTCCCCGGAAGTGGTTGCCGCCACCGAGCCCCATGAGGTGCCCGCGACCCGGGTGACGGTGAAACGCATAGAGTCCACCCTGGTCACCCGTGAAGTGCAGCTCTATGGCCGTACCGAACCGGACCGCATGACCCGTATTGCCGCCGAGATTGGCGGCCGGGTGCTCAAGATCCACGCCAAAAGAGGCAGTCAGGTGGCCCTGGGGCAGCTGCTGATCGAGCTGGATGCCCGGGATCTGCCGGAGCAACTGCAGAGCGCCAAGGCGGTGCTGGCCCAGCGGGAGCTGGATTACCAGGCGGCCAAAAAACTGGCCACCCAGGGGCTGCAGGGCAAGTCTCAACTGGCCCAGAACCTGAGCGCCCTGGAGCTGGCCCGAGCGGAACTCAAGCGACTGCAACTGGCCCTGGAGCATACCCAGATCCGCGCCCCCTTCTCCGGGGTGTTCCACGATCGCATGGTGGAGGAGGGCGACTACGTCGGCGTGGGTGACCCCGTGGGTGAACTGGCGGATCTTGACCCTCTGGTGGTCAAGGCCAATGTCACCGAGGCGGATGTGGCCAGGCTGTCCCTGGGGCAAAGCGCCACCGCCCGTTTCGTCGACGGCCGCAGCGCCGAAGGCAAGGTGCGCTACATTGCCACCGTCTCCCACGGTGGCACCAACACCTTCGACATCGAGGTGGCGTTCGACAACGCCGACGGCAAGCTGTGGGCGGGCAAGAGCGCCGAACTGGCCCTGCCCCTGGAGAGCCACTACGCCATCAAGGTCAGCCCGGCCCTGCTGGCATTGGATGAGGAGGGCAACCTGGGGGTGAAATCGGTGCGGGACGGTCAGGTGCACTTTATTCCCATCCAGGTGGTGATGGCGGACTCCACCGGGGTGTGGACCGGCGGCGTCGGCAGCCAGGTGGAGGTGATCACCCAGGGGCAGGGCTTTGTCCGTGACGGCGACCCGGTCGACGTCACCTACGAGACGGAGGATGGCGCATGA
- the erpA gene encoding iron-sulfur cluster insertion protein ErpA, producing MTAAAEQAMPIQFSDAAALKVKGLLEEEENPNLKLRVYVTGGGCSGFQYGFTFDEKVNEGDTTIDKEGVTLLVDPMSLQYLVGGIVDYTEGLEGSRFFVNNPNATTTCGCGASFSI from the coding sequence ATGACAGCTGCAGCAGAACAAGCTATGCCTATCCAGTTTTCCGATGCCGCCGCCCTGAAGGTGAAGGGATTGCTGGAGGAGGAGGAGAACCCGAACCTGAAACTGCGGGTGTACGTCACCGGCGGTGGTTGCAGCGGTTTCCAATACGGCTTCACCTTCGACGAAAAGGTGAACGAGGGTGATACCACCATCGATAAAGAGGGCGTTACCCTGCTGGTGGATCCCATGAGCCTGCAATATCTGGTGGGTGGCATCGTGGATTACACCGAGGGGCTGGAGGGCAGCCGCTTCTTCGTCAACAACCCCAACGCCACCACCACCTGTGGCTGTGGTGCCTCCTTCTCCATCTGA
- a CDS encoding DUF6776 family protein, whose product MQNWKHRWHALKHFEQQFNPRGVVLLLILGMAVAVGYLLSLPQQMIQGGVSRDLQTQIALQQERIRALTESEAALEIDLQAERQSQTDTVAMMANLQGQVDRLNTELIFYRNIMAPEKSADGVVIHELAMEQIGDSDHYRYKLVLTQQKKRKGFSKGKVAISIKGSLKGRPVTYSLTDLGVEAKTLGFSFRYFQELEGAYRLPDNFVADQVQVRVSLSGKKSSGSTDQVYPFLELTGVGFEEETSTDIGEKT is encoded by the coding sequence ATGCAGAATTGGAAACATCGCTGGCACGCTCTCAAACATTTTGAACAGCAGTTCAATCCCAGGGGAGTGGTACTCTTGCTGATACTGGGTATGGCGGTGGCCGTCGGCTACCTGCTGTCCCTGCCGCAACAGATGATTCAGGGGGGCGTCAGCCGGGATCTTCAGACCCAGATCGCCCTGCAACAGGAGCGGATCCGTGCCCTGACCGAGTCCGAAGCCGCGCTGGAGATCGATCTGCAGGCGGAGCGTCAGTCTCAGACCGATACCGTGGCCATGATGGCCAACCTGCAGGGGCAGGTGGACAGACTCAACACCGAACTGATCTTCTATCGCAACATCATGGCACCGGAGAAGAGTGCCGATGGGGTGGTGATCCACGAGCTGGCCATGGAGCAGATCGGCGACAGCGACCACTATCGCTATAAGTTGGTGCTGACCCAGCAGAAGAAGCGCAAGGGGTTCTCCAAGGGCAAGGTGGCCATCAGCATCAAGGGCAGCCTTAAGGGACGCCCCGTGACCTACAGCCTCACCGACCTGGGTGTGGAGGCCAAAACCCTGGGGTTCTCCTTCCGCTATTTCCAGGAGTTGGAGGGGGCCTACCGGCTGCCGGACAACTTCGTGGCAGACCAGGTGCAGGTGCGGGTCAGCCTCAGCGGCAAGAAGAGCAGCGGCAGTACAGACCAGGTCTACCCCTTCCTGGAGTTGACCGGTGTCGGGTTTGAGGAGGAAACTTCCACCGACATCGGGGAGAAAACTTGA
- a CDS encoding chloride channel protein yields the protein MTLSQAKLSVHLCLLGLLVGLAAGLFLLLFRFMIDLGQGLILDSPDDFSDLPPLWRALLPVAGAGAIALIAAFTASKYRRLGIAYVIHRIKVHYGSLPLGSAMNQFASAVIALASGFSVGREGPAVHLGATVATGFARYWKLPDNALSVLASCGIAAGISATFNSPLAAVLFVLEVVLREYRIHTFLPILIASVTGSVVTQSVYGNIHLYDHFAMEVFPVAQYPLLLLTGLLIGGIAAGFSHGLITITEISQRWPITLRLMLAGGFTALIGLQLPQALGTEHAAVSIALSDNPGLLLLLALLGAKILATWAAIGLGIPGGIIGPLYGIGAVVGSLIAWGLTPMFPQLQPFIPLYAVLGMTAMMGVCLHAPMAALLALLELTQDASIILPSLLVTLPAYLLAYSVFGSRSIFLSQLDAQGLEYRVSPTEAGLQKTGVMALADRQFVIGTPNQSDEDLLKLMSDANQQRLLLRHMDRCELVSLHANYDDDTPLMRTDAFPLPQTATLAEVHRLLNRNRQKAVYIYDTGPDHPIGVITWTMLRQALRAKHF from the coding sequence ATGACCCTGTCCCAAGCCAAACTCAGCGTGCATCTGTGCCTGCTGGGCTTGCTGGTTGGGTTGGCCGCCGGCCTGTTCCTGCTGCTGTTTAGGTTCATGATCGATCTCGGCCAGGGACTTATCCTGGACAGCCCGGACGATTTTAGCGACCTGCCGCCTCTGTGGCGAGCCCTTCTTCCCGTGGCCGGTGCCGGTGCCATCGCCCTGATTGCCGCCTTCACCGCCAGCAAATACCGCCGCCTGGGCATCGCCTACGTCATTCATCGCATCAAGGTCCACTACGGCAGCCTGCCCCTGGGCAGCGCCATGAACCAGTTCGCCAGCGCGGTGATCGCACTGGCCAGCGGCTTCTCCGTGGGCCGGGAGGGTCCGGCGGTTCACCTGGGGGCGACGGTCGCTACAGGTTTTGCCCGCTACTGGAAGCTGCCGGACAACGCCCTGTCTGTGCTGGCCTCCTGCGGCATCGCCGCCGGGATCAGCGCCACCTTTAACTCGCCTTTGGCGGCGGTGCTGTTCGTGCTGGAGGTGGTGCTGAGGGAGTATCGCATCCACACCTTCTTGCCGATCCTCATCGCCTCGGTGACCGGCAGCGTGGTCACCCAGAGCGTCTACGGCAATATCCACCTCTATGACCACTTCGCCATGGAGGTGTTTCCCGTCGCCCAGTACCCGCTGTTGCTGCTCACCGGCCTGCTCATCGGCGGCATCGCCGCCGGCTTCAGCCACGGCCTGATCACCATCACCGAGATCAGCCAGCGCTGGCCCATCACCCTCAGGCTGATGCTGGCCGGCGGCTTTACCGCCCTCATCGGCCTGCAACTGCCCCAGGCCCTGGGCACAGAACACGCGGCGGTAAGCATTGCCCTGAGTGACAACCCGGGGCTGCTGCTGTTGCTGGCGCTGCTCGGCGCCAAGATCCTGGCCACCTGGGCCGCCATCGGTCTGGGGATTCCAGGGGGCATCATCGGTCCCCTCTATGGCATCGGCGCCGTGGTGGGCAGCCTGATCGCCTGGGGCCTGACCCCCATGTTTCCACAACTGCAGCCCTTCATCCCCCTCTACGCCGTATTGGGGATGACCGCCATGATGGGGGTGTGCCTGCACGCGCCCATGGCCGCCCTGCTCGCGCTGCTGGAGCTGACCCAGGATGCGTCCATCATCCTGCCCTCTCTGCTGGTCACCCTGCCCGCCTACCTGCTGGCCTACTCGGTGTTCGGCTCCCGCTCCATCTTCCTCAGTCAGCTGGATGCCCAGGGGCTGGAGTACCGGGTCTCCCCCACGGAGGCCGGCCTGCAGAAGACCGGAGTGATGGCCCTGGCAGACCGCCAGTTTGTCATCGGCACCCCTAATCAGAGCGACGAAGACCTGCTGAAACTGATGAGCGATGCCAACCAGCAGCGGCTGCTGCTGCGGCATATGGACAGATGCGAACTGGTGAGCCTGCACGCCAACTACGACGATGACACCCCGCTGATGCGCACCGACGCCTTCCCCCTGCCCCAGACCGCCACCCTGGCGGAGGTGCACAGGCTGCTCAACCGCAACCGGCAGAAGGCGGTGTACATCTACGACACCGGCCCGGACCACCCCATCGGCGTCATCACCTGGACCATGCTGCGCCAGGCACTGAGGGCGAAACACTTCTAA
- the hemL gene encoding glutamate-1-semialdehyde 2,1-aminomutase — protein sequence MNRSETLFEQAQKTIPGGVNSPVRAFKGVGGTPVFIERADGAYLYDVDGKQYIDYVGSWGPMILGHNHPAIRDAVVQAANNGLSFGAPTAAEVEMAELVCDILPHVEQVRMANSGTEATMSALRLARGFTGRDKFIKFEGCYHGHADCLLVKAGSGMLTFGEPTSPGVPADFAKHTLTATYNDLDSVKALFESNPGQISSIILEPVAGNMNCIPPVEGFLEGLRALCDEHGALLIIDEVMTGFRVSLTGAHGHYGVRPDLVCLGKVIGGGMPVGAFGGRADVMQHLAPAGPVYQAGTLSGNPIAMAAGMAQLKLLREPGIYDALAAKTEKLALGLKAAADKAGVPMAINYVGAMFGVFFTSEETITRYDQVTQCNMEQFNAFFHGMLQEGVNLAPSAYEAGFLSMSHSDEDIDATIAAAERVLAKIAG from the coding sequence ATGAATCGCTCCGAAACCCTGTTTGAACAGGCTCAAAAGACCATCCCCGGCGGTGTGAACTCCCCCGTACGCGCCTTTAAAGGTGTGGGCGGCACTCCCGTCTTTATCGAGCGCGCCGACGGCGCCTATCTGTACGACGTGGACGGCAAGCAGTACATCGACTACGTGGGCTCCTGGGGCCCGATGATTCTGGGTCACAACCACCCCGCCATCCGTGACGCCGTGGTTCAGGCCGCCAACAACGGCCTCTCCTTCGGTGCCCCTACCGCCGCCGAAGTGGAGATGGCAGAACTTGTTTGCGACATCCTGCCTCACGTTGAGCAGGTGCGCATGGCCAACTCCGGCACCGAAGCCACCATGAGCGCCCTGCGCCTGGCTCGCGGCTTCACCGGTCGTGACAAGTTCATCAAATTTGAGGGCTGCTACCACGGCCACGCCGACTGCCTGCTGGTGAAAGCCGGCTCCGGCATGCTGACCTTCGGTGAGCCCACCAGCCCAGGGGTACCTGCGGACTTTGCCAAGCACACCCTGACCGCCACCTACAACGACCTAGACTCCGTCAAGGCGCTGTTCGAGTCAAACCCGGGCCAGATCTCCAGCATCATCCTGGAGCCCGTTGCCGGCAACATGAACTGCATCCCACCGGTAGAGGGTTTCCTGGAAGGTCTGCGTGCCCTGTGTGATGAGCACGGTGCCCTGCTGATCATCGACGAAGTGATGACCGGCTTCCGCGTTTCCCTGACCGGTGCCCACGGCCACTACGGCGTTCGCCCTGACCTGGTGTGTCTGGGCAAGGTGATTGGCGGTGGTATGCCTGTGGGCGCCTTCGGCGGTCGCGCCGACGTGATGCAGCACCTGGCCCCCGCCGGCCCGGTCTACCAGGCAGGCACCCTGTCCGGTAACCCCATCGCCATGGCCGCCGGCATGGCCCAGCTGAAGCTGCTGCGCGAGCCCGGCATCTACGACGCCCTGGCTGCCAAGACCGAGAAGCTGGCTCTGGGCCTCAAAGCCGCCGCCGACAAGGCGGGCGTGCCCATGGCCATCAACTACGTGGGTGCCATGTTCGGTGTGTTCTTCACCTCCGAGGAGACCATCACCCGTTACGATCAGGTGACCCAGTGCAACATGGAGCAGTTCAACGCCTTCTTCCACGGCATGCTGCAGGAGGGGGTCAACCTGGCGCCGTCCGCCTATGAAGCCGGCTTCCTGTCCATGAGCCACAGCGACGAAGACATCGACGCCACCATCGCCGCCGCCGAGCGGGTACTGGCCAAGATCGCGGGTTAA